In the Apteryx mantelli isolate bAptMan1 chromosome 1, bAptMan1.hap1, whole genome shotgun sequence genome, one interval contains:
- the NR0B1 gene encoding nuclear receptor subfamily 0 group B member 1 gives MACVERCRCCADSRRHSSILYNILKSEEQAASERRQPPPPGQGPRRGQPGRGCSCVSQRRVALKSPQVTCKAASAVLVKTLRFVQNVPCFQELPLDEQLVLVRSCWAPLLVLGLAQDRVHFETVESAEPSMLQRILTNRRHGEQHPPRGPAPARQHHGPGGGPHLPSAGEIQAIKGFLAKCWSLDISTKEYAYLKGTVLFNPDLPGLQCTQYIEGLQREAQQALNEHVRLIHRGDEARFAKLNVVLSLLRSINANVIAELFFRPIIGAVNMDDMLLEMLCAKL, from the exons ATGGCGTGCGTGGAGCGCTGCCGGTGCTGCGCGGACAGCAGGCGGCACAGCAGCATCCTCTACAACATCCTCAAGAGCGAGGAGCAGGCGGCGTCGGAGaggcggcagccgccgccgccggggcaggggccgaggcgggggcagccgggccgcGGCTGCTCGTGTGTCTCGCAGCGGCGGGTGGCCCTGAAGAGCCCGCAGGTGACGTGCAAGGCGGCCTCGGCCGTGCTGGTGAAGACGCTGCGCTTCGTCCAGAACGTGCCCTGCTTCCAGGAGCTGCCCCTGGACGAGCAGCTGGTGCTGGTGCGCAGCTGCTGGGCgcccctgctggtgctggggctggCGCAGGACCGGGTGCACTTCGAGACGGTGGAGAGCGCGGAGCCCAGCATGCTGCAGAGGATCCTCACCAACCGGCGGCACGGCGAGCAGcacccgccgcggggcccggcgccggcgcggcAGCAccacggccccggcggcggcccgcacCTGCCCTCGGCCGGCGAGATTCAGGCCATCAAGGGCTTCCTGGCCAAGTGCTGGAGCCTGGATATCAGCACCAAAGAGTACGCTTACCTCAAGGGGACGGTGCTCTTCAACCCGG atctaCCTGGACTGCAGTGTACACAGTATATCGAAGGACTGCAGAGGGAAGCACAACAAGCTCTAAATGAACATGTCAGACTCATTCACAGAGGTGATGAAGCCAGATTTGCCAAGTTGAATGTTGTTCTATCCTTGTTAAGATCTATTAATGCTAATGTGATTGCTGAACTATTCTTTAGACCTATCATTGGTGCAGTGAACATGGATGACATGCTTTTGGAAATGCTTTGTGCAAAATTATAA